One window of Rasiella rasia genomic DNA carries:
- a CDS encoding DNA/RNA non-specific endonuclease, which translates to MNRKYLYPILIVVVTVIIYFAEKYVDKQTEAYPETVERSASYFEFEQSILPTSTTGTVIAHQYFTLSYAEAHEQAEWVAYELQKKQIKNSDFKRPYFVQDRKVKSGSADWRNYKNSGYDRGHLCPAADREFDYNAYHETFLTSNISPQDNSFNGGIWNRLEQKTRYWAKKYDGVFVITGGVLRNGLTTIGDERVSVPKEFYKIVVDTRGGELKTIAFLVPNKGSDQSFYEYTVTIDAIEEKTGIDFFPKLSEAKEKKLESTIDRSGW; encoded by the coding sequence ATGAACAGAAAGTATCTGTATCCAATTCTTATAGTTGTTGTTACTGTTATTATCTATTTTGCTGAAAAGTATGTAGACAAACAGACCGAAGCATATCCCGAAACAGTAGAAAGGAGTGCTAGTTATTTTGAGTTTGAACAAAGCATTCTGCCAACATCTACCACAGGCACCGTTATAGCACATCAATACTTCACATTGTCATATGCCGAAGCTCATGAACAAGCTGAATGGGTTGCTTACGAACTTCAGAAAAAGCAAATTAAAAACTCCGATTTTAAACGACCCTATTTTGTGCAAGACCGAAAAGTAAAATCGGGATCTGCAGATTGGCGCAATTACAAAAATTCTGGTTACGATAGAGGCCATTTGTGTCCAGCTGCAGACCGTGAGTTTGATTACAATGCCTACCACGAAACTTTTCTTACCAGTAATATTAGTCCACAGGACAATAGTTTTAATGGTGGTATATGGAATAGGCTAGAACAGAAAACTCGCTATTGGGCCAAAAAGTATGATGGTGTCTTTGTGATTACGGGTGGTGTTTTGCGTAACGGACTTACAACAATTGGTGATGAGCGGGTTTCGGTGCCAAAGGAGTTTTATAAAATTGTAGTAGACACTCGAGGAGGTGAGTTAAAGACAATTGCTTTTTTAGTTCCAAACAAGGGAAGTGATCAATCGTTTTATGAATATACTGTCACCATAGATGCCATTGAGGAAAAAACAGGAATCGATTTTTTTCCTAAACTTTCCGAAGCCAAAGAA
- a CDS encoding ABC transporter permease, with amino-acid sequence MKNQATSLTKIALQKFKRNFWGVCSLSFLVVCTLVAIFAYALAPDDSENANQMHLSIHSKSPGFTVKMLTIPPQQEEESSVGSFFFGKKTTATEIPIAHYELTKDQIVITEYTEDGGKGLQKPYKLALFPDVSSTEAVASTYISEKKFILGTDKYGRDLLSRMLVGIRISLAIGFVAVFISLIIGITLGAIAGYFGGKVDAAIMWLINVTWSIPTLLLVIAITLALGKGFWQVFIAVGLTMWVEVARVVRGQVMGVKQMQYVTAARALGYADFRIIAKHILPNAMAPVIIISAANFAAAILIESGLSFLGIGAQPPMPSWGGIIKDHYSYIILGKPYLAIIPGLAIMSLVTAFMLIGNALRDALDVRN; translated from the coding sequence GTGAAAAATCAGGCAACATCGCTAACCAAAATTGCGCTACAAAAGTTTAAGAGAAACTTTTGGGGGGTTTGTAGCTTGTCTTTTCTAGTAGTGTGCACCCTGGTGGCAATCTTTGCTTATGCGTTAGCACCAGACGATTCAGAAAATGCAAATCAGATGCATTTATCGATTCACTCTAAGAGCCCTGGATTTACGGTTAAAATGCTTACCATTCCGCCACAGCAGGAAGAAGAAAGTAGTGTTGGCTCGTTTTTCTTCGGAAAAAAGACGACAGCTACTGAAATCCCTATTGCTCATTATGAGCTTACTAAAGATCAAATTGTAATCACAGAATATACTGAAGACGGTGGTAAAGGACTTCAGAAACCATACAAATTAGCATTATTTCCAGATGTTTCTTCAACCGAAGCAGTGGCAAGTACTTATATTTCAGAAAAAAAATTTATACTCGGTACCGATAAATATGGGCGTGACTTGTTAAGCAGAATGCTTGTTGGAATTCGTATTTCGCTGGCAATAGGTTTTGTTGCGGTGTTTATTTCTTTAATTATTGGTATTACCTTAGGTGCTATTGCAGGTTATTTTGGTGGAAAGGTAGACGCAGCTATTATGTGGCTTATTAACGTAACATGGTCTATCCCCACATTACTCTTGGTAATTGCGATTACCCTAGCGTTAGGAAAGGGGTTTTGGCAGGTTTTTATTGCTGTAGGCCTTACTATGTGGGTGGAAGTTGCACGTGTAGTAAGAGGGCAGGTAATGGGCGTAAAGCAAATGCAATATGTAACTGCAGCCCGAGCTTTGGGATATGCCGATTTCAGAATAATAGCGAAGCATATTTTACCCAATGCCATGGCTCCAGTGATAATTATTTCGGCAGCTAATTTTGCAGCTGCCATTTTAATAGAGAGCGGATTGAGTTTTTTAGGTATTGGTGCACAACCTCCTATGCCAAGTTGGGGAGGTATTATAAAAGACCATTATAGTTACATTATATTAGGTAAGCCTTATCTAGCTATCATTCCTGGGCTTGCTATTATGAGCTTGGTGACTGCGTTTATGTTAATTGGTAATGCATTGAGAGATGCGTTGGATGTTAGAAATTAG
- a CDS encoding carboxy terminal-processing peptidase yields MKKNLKILFLGVVMAVTSCSFTTKEFNDPDKDKVLLDLITYVLEKGHYNPSDMDDAFSEGVFEDFINTLDPLKRYFIASDIEEFSAYKTQIDDQIKTKDLTFFNLVYSRFVKRMEEGKKRYVEVLEQPFDYTLDEVINVDYDNLVYVKNEKEMKDRWRQQLKFSTLSNYYDLVDEKEVSEKNQKEAIEKGEEYTPSENAGLSSAEIEEKSRSQTRTSLEEYYEFTDDLERKDYFATFLTTVVEEFDPHTNYFAPPDRDRFDLRMSGKLEGIGARLQKKNDYIKVVDVISGGPAWRGEHIEVGDLITKVRQEDEKEAISVVGMRVDDAVKLIKGPKGSKVTLTIKGVDGTTRDETIVRDVVELEETYAKSTVIEKSDKTFGLINLPAFYFDMENYKERNSASDVKQEIIRLKEEGVEGLVLDLRNNGGGSLRTAVDIAGLFIKEGPVVQVSTSSGKEVLKDDDKGLLWDGPLVILVNELSASASEILAAAMQDYKRAIIIGSKQSYGKGTVQNLVDLNQWLRKNDMGDMGALKLTTQKFYRVNGGSTQLEGVKSDVVMPDRYSYIDVGERDYDNPLPYDKIEPAKYDVWDGYVDFDQAIAKSNARMAKSEQLALIDENARWIKKRRDELDVSLNFEEYYAEIERRKEETKKFDAIDTYDNKMSYRSLPNEIELMRQDTTLREKRKRWHKNLAKDIYVEEAINVLEDLKITNIKAKKLANIKN; encoded by the coding sequence ATGAAAAAGAATTTGAAAATTTTATTCCTTGGTGTTGTAATGGCAGTTACGTCGTGCAGCTTTACTACAAAAGAATTTAATGACCCCGATAAAGATAAGGTACTGCTAGATCTTATTACTTACGTACTTGAAAAAGGACATTATAACCCTTCAGATATGGATGACGCGTTTAGTGAAGGCGTATTTGAAGATTTCATTAATACTTTAGATCCATTAAAACGTTATTTTATTGCTTCAGACATCGAAGAGTTTAGTGCATATAAAACGCAGATAGACGATCAGATTAAAACCAAAGACCTAACGTTCTTTAATTTAGTGTACAGCCGCTTTGTAAAGCGTATGGAAGAGGGTAAAAAGCGTTATGTTGAAGTGTTAGAACAACCGTTTGATTACACACTCGATGAAGTGATTAATGTAGATTACGACAATTTAGTGTACGTTAAGAATGAGAAGGAAATGAAGGATCGTTGGAGACAGCAGCTGAAATTTTCTACGCTTTCTAATTACTACGATTTGGTAGATGAGAAGGAAGTTTCAGAAAAGAACCAAAAAGAGGCCATAGAAAAAGGAGAAGAATATACACCTTCTGAGAATGCAGGTCTTAGTAGTGCCGAAATTGAGGAAAAGTCGAGAAGTCAAACAAGAACCTCGCTTGAAGAATACTACGAGTTTACAGACGATTTAGAGCGCAAAGATTATTTTGCCACATTTTTAACTACTGTGGTAGAAGAATTTGACCCACACACCAATTATTTTGCCCCACCAGATCGCGACCGTTTTGATTTGCGAATGAGTGGAAAACTAGAAGGTATTGGCGCACGTTTGCAAAAGAAAAACGACTATATAAAGGTAGTGGATGTTATTAGCGGAGGTCCTGCATGGCGCGGTGAGCATATTGAAGTAGGTGATTTAATCACTAAAGTGCGCCAAGAAGACGAGAAAGAGGCCATTAGTGTTGTGGGTATGCGAGTAGACGATGCCGTAAAGTTGATTAAGGGTCCAAAAGGGTCTAAAGTTACGCTCACCATAAAGGGTGTAGATGGTACTACTAGAGATGAAACTATTGTTCGTGATGTGGTAGAGCTAGAAGAAACCTATGCAAAAAGTACGGTAATAGAGAAGTCTGATAAAACGTTTGGGCTAATTAACCTGCCTGCGTTCTATTTTGATATGGAAAACTATAAAGAACGGAACTCGGCAAGCGATGTGAAGCAAGAGATAATTCGTTTAAAAGAAGAAGGTGTAGAAGGTTTAGTTTTAGATTTGCGAAACAATGGAGGGGGGTCGTTACGTACTGCCGTTGACATTGCAGGGCTTTTTATTAAAGAAGGTCCGGTGGTGCAGGTTTCTACAAGTAGTGGGAAGGAAGTATTAAAAGACGATGATAAAGGTCTTTTATGGGATGGACCGCTAGTAATTTTAGTAAATGAATTGTCTGCTTCTGCTTCGGAAATTTTAGCTGCTGCAATGCAAGATTATAAAAGAGCCATTATTATTGGTAGCAAGCAGTCTTACGGAAAAGGAACTGTACAGAATTTGGTAGATCTAAACCAATGGCTACGTAAAAATGATATGGGCGATATGGGTGCGTTAAAATTAACAACGCAGAAGTTTTATCGTGTAAATGGAGGTTCTACGCAGTTGGAAGGTGTGAAGAGCGATGTGGTAATGCCAGACCGTTACAGTTACATAGATGTAGGAGAGCGCGATTATGACAATCCGTTGCCATACGATAAGATAGAACCAGCAAAATATGATGTATGGGATGGTTATGTAGATTTCGATCAAGCGATTGCAAAGAGTAATGCGAGAATGGCAAAGAGCGAACAACTTGCACTTATTGATGAAAATGCGCGATGGATTAAAAAGCGTCGTGATGAGTTAGATGTGTCTCTAAATTTTGAGGAGTACTATGCAGAAATAGAGCGACGTAAAGAAGAAACAAAGAAGTTTGACGCTATAGATACCTATGATAATAAGATGAGCTACCGCTCGTTGCCAAACGAGATTGAGCTTATGCGTCAAGACACAACGTTGCGTGAAAAACGTAAGAGATGGCATAAAAATCTAGCGAAAGATATTTATGTGGAAGAAGCAATTAATGTATTGGAAGATTTAAAAATTACTAATATCAAAGCTAAGAAGTTGGCCAATATTAAAAACTAG
- the surE gene encoding 5'/3'-nucleotidase SurE, translating to MTTERPLILVTNDDGITAPGIRTLIEVMNTLGDVCVVAPDSPQSGMGHAITINDTLYCDAIKVQENQPQREYSCSGTPADCVKLAVNELLPRKPDLCVSGINHGSNSSINVIYSGTMSAAVEAGTQGIPSIGFSLLDYSLDANFEPVKKYVKQVAEQCLKNGLPKGVVLNVNFPKAKEAELKGLKICRQANAHWIENFDKRTNPLGREYYWLTGEFVNEDKGEDTDEWALANNYVSVVPVQFDLTAHHAIQEINTWDL from the coding sequence ATGACAACAGAGAGACCTTTAATTTTAGTCACTAACGACGACGGTATTACAGCCCCGGGAATTCGCACACTTATTGAAGTAATGAACACCCTTGGCGATGTTTGCGTAGTTGCTCCAGATTCACCGCAAAGTGGTATGGGGCATGCTATCACTATAAACGACACCTTGTATTGTGATGCCATAAAAGTTCAAGAAAATCAGCCGCAACGAGAATACAGCTGTAGCGGAACACCTGCAGATTGTGTAAAACTTGCTGTAAACGAACTTCTACCACGAAAACCCGATCTCTGTGTAAGTGGTATAAACCATGGTAGCAATTCATCTATTAACGTAATTTATAGTGGCACCATGAGTGCAGCAGTTGAAGCGGGCACCCAAGGTATTCCGTCTATAGGCTTTTCATTGTTAGACTATAGTCTAGACGCTAATTTTGAGCCTGTAAAAAAATATGTCAAGCAGGTTGCAGAACAATGCTTAAAAAATGGGTTACCTAAAGGGGTTGTACTCAATGTAAACTTTCCGAAGGCAAAAGAAGCCGAATTAAAAGGCCTTAAAATTTGTAGGCAAGCGAACGCGCATTGGATTGAAAATTTTGACAAAAGAACCAATCCTTTAGGACGTGAATATTACTGGCTTACAGGTGAGTTTGTGAATGAAGACAAAGGTGAAGATACTGACGAGTGGGCGCTGGCAAACAACTATGTATCTGTTGTGCCTGTGCAATTCGATTTAACCGCGCACCATGCAATTCAGGAAATAAACACTTGGGATTTATGA
- the lpxB gene encoding lipid-A-disaccharide synthase, translating into MKYYILAGEASGDLHGANLMKALFVEDPEAEIRFWGGDLMQAVGGTLVTHYKERAFMGFAEVLINLRKISKLITNCKKDIEAFQPDALIFIDNSGFNLRIAKWAKPEGFKTHYYVSPQVWASRASRVKTIKATIDHMYVVLPFVADFYKKYNYPVHFVGHPLIDAIANRTQVSPQEFKKTHGLDDRPIIALLPGSRKQEINKMLSIMLSVVGDFPEYQFVIAGAPSQEVSFYDPFIQEQNVHLIANKTYDLLSLSSAALVTSGTATLETALFKVPQVVCYKANAISYQIAKRIITLKFISLVNLVLDKEVVKELIQGELNTKNLKQELTKILDEYERAKLFLKYYDLEKALGGKGASAKTAELIVSSLKNHA; encoded by the coding sequence ATGAAATATTACATACTTGCAGGTGAAGCTTCTGGCGATCTACACGGCGCCAATCTTATGAAAGCGCTCTTTGTTGAAGATCCGGAAGCCGAGATTCGATTTTGGGGTGGCGATCTTATGCAAGCTGTTGGAGGAACCTTGGTGACTCACTATAAAGAACGTGCGTTTATGGGATTTGCCGAAGTACTAATAAACCTTCGGAAAATTTCGAAACTCATTACCAATTGTAAAAAAGATATTGAAGCATTTCAACCAGACGCACTAATTTTTATAGACAATTCAGGTTTTAATCTTCGTATTGCGAAATGGGCAAAACCCGAAGGTTTTAAGACACATTATTATGTGAGTCCACAGGTTTGGGCTTCACGTGCCAGCCGGGTCAAAACAATAAAAGCAACTATAGACCACATGTATGTAGTGCTTCCATTTGTTGCAGATTTTTATAAAAAATATAACTACCCTGTTCACTTCGTTGGGCATCCACTTATAGATGCAATTGCCAATAGAACACAAGTAAGTCCGCAAGAATTCAAGAAAACACATGGTTTAGACGATCGACCAATAATTGCATTATTACCAGGCAGCCGAAAACAAGAAATAAACAAAATGCTGTCTATTATGCTTAGCGTGGTAGGCGATTTCCCTGAGTACCAGTTTGTAATTGCTGGCGCCCCCAGTCAAGAAGTCTCATTCTACGATCCATTTATACAAGAGCAAAATGTTCATTTAATTGCTAACAAAACATACGATTTGTTAAGCCTTTCTAGTGCAGCCCTCGTTACTTCCGGAACCGCTACCCTAGAGACCGCTTTGTTTAAAGTACCTCAGGTTGTATGCTATAAGGCTAATGCAATTTCGTACCAGATCGCAAAGCGTATTATTACCCTAAAATTTATCTCTTTGGTGAATTTAGTATTAGATAAAGAAGTTGTAAAAGAGCTTATTCAAGGAGAGCTGAACACAAAGAATCTGAAACAGGAGCTCACCAAAATTCTAGATGAATACGAGCGTGCGAAGTTATTTTTAAAATACTACGATTTAGAAAAAGCCTTGGGCGGAAAAGGAGCGAGTGCAAAAACTGCAGAACTCATTGTCAGCAGCCTGAAAAATCACGCTTAA
- a CDS encoding C40 family peptidase, which produces MKKLLPLLLLTIFLASCGSSKRTTPTYKKRTVTKSTSTSNTTADRVIKYAKTFEGTRYKFGGTTKKGMDCSGLIYTSFLKEDISLPRISRDMAKQGTRISLLKAEAGDLVFFQTNKSRNVINHVGLVVENIRGELKFIHATTSKGVIISSIQENYWNNAFVQARRII; this is translated from the coding sequence ATGAAAAAACTACTACCTCTTCTGCTCCTAACCATTTTTTTAGCTTCCTGTGGAAGTTCAAAACGAACAACCCCGACCTATAAGAAACGTACGGTAACAAAAAGTACCAGCACGAGCAACACCACCGCAGACCGTGTGATAAAATACGCAAAGACCTTTGAAGGCACTCGCTATAAATTTGGAGGCACCACTAAAAAAGGAATGGACTGCTCTGGACTCATATACACATCATTCCTAAAAGAAGACATCTCGCTGCCTCGTATCTCACGAGATATGGCAAAACAAGGAACCCGTATATCATTACTAAAAGCTGAAGCTGGCGATTTGGTATTCTTTCAGACAAATAAAAGCCGAAATGTAATTAATCATGTTGGTTTGGTTGTTGAAAACATACGTGGGGAACTAAAATTTATACACGCTACCACTTCAAAAGGGGTAATTATTTCATCTATACAAGAAAATTATTGGAATAACGCTTTTGTACAGGCACGACGCATTATTTAA
- a CDS encoding ComEC/Rec2 family competence protein, whose product MALFLALGITFGFYTNKHPFVIPKVWWFGILILPIVLLGITWLLGKRKLHPTPVFGLIVCFIFFGIGFANYTLRLPKYQPSHYTNNLQKDTFLQLKIKEHLKPNSYYENYLAEVIFQNATKTTGLLLLHIEKDSTVASLAVDEYLVVKGNPQRVRQPRNPYQFNYAQYMEHLGVHREMTIKSNSMLFRRKVHTSIVGFSERIRLHLIAKLQQTTLKHDELSILQAFVLGERRAIDKQLYEAYAAAGAIHILAVSGLHVGILYFILLFLLKPLTYTPYGARSRSIIIVLLLWCFALLAGLSPSVVRAVTMFSFFTVATALNRPTNSFNTLLLSFLVLLLIAPSWLFHVGFQLSYLAVFFILWLQPKLYALYKPKFYIDKTLWGIITVTIAAQAGILPLSLYYFHQFPGLFFLTNIVVLPVLGILLAGGLLLIVLAACNAVPTGYTEIYNEAITILNDFITWVAQQDFFLVRNISFSAGKMMVSYLVLVCLVILWKKTTSRRLVITLGSIALFVSVCIWDKKETSLNELVVFHKNRKTLIGVKTQEQLLLFSNDTTQIDATQPIPGYRAKMAIDSTTIAKVPSLFEYGDTTFLILDSLGVYSKLQQVDIAILTHSSKVNLTRFIDSVQPKLIIADGSNYKSYIDRWRETCTIKKLPFHHTGTKGAFTFK is encoded by the coding sequence ATGGCGCTTTTTCTCGCGCTGGGGATTACCTTCGGATTTTACACAAACAAGCATCCTTTTGTTATCCCGAAAGTATGGTGGTTTGGCATACTAATTTTGCCTATCGTATTACTTGGTATTACTTGGCTCTTGGGAAAGAGAAAACTGCACCCTACACCTGTTTTTGGTTTAATTGTCTGTTTTATTTTCTTCGGAATTGGATTTGCAAATTACACGCTTCGGTTACCAAAATATCAACCCAGTCACTATACCAACAACCTTCAAAAAGATACATTCCTTCAACTCAAAATAAAAGAACACCTAAAGCCTAATAGTTATTATGAAAATTATCTTGCGGAAGTGATTTTTCAAAATGCTACTAAAACCACAGGCTTACTTTTGCTTCATATTGAGAAAGACAGTACAGTTGCTTCATTGGCAGTTGATGAATATTTAGTAGTTAAAGGCAACCCACAACGAGTTCGTCAGCCCCGAAATCCGTATCAATTTAATTATGCCCAATACATGGAACATTTGGGCGTGCATCGTGAAATGACTATTAAATCAAATTCGATGCTTTTCCGAAGAAAAGTTCATACAAGTATAGTAGGATTTTCAGAACGTATTAGATTGCATTTAATCGCCAAACTGCAGCAAACAACATTAAAACATGATGAATTAAGCATTTTGCAAGCGTTTGTATTAGGTGAGCGCAGAGCAATAGATAAACAACTTTACGAGGCCTATGCTGCTGCTGGCGCCATACATATTTTAGCCGTTTCTGGATTACATGTTGGCATTCTCTATTTTATTCTCCTTTTTTTGCTCAAACCCCTCACCTATACACCATATGGAGCTCGAAGTAGAAGTATCATAATTGTACTCTTACTATGGTGTTTTGCGCTGCTTGCTGGATTATCACCATCTGTAGTACGGGCAGTTACTATGTTCTCCTTTTTTACGGTAGCGACCGCCCTTAACAGACCCACCAACAGCTTTAACACGTTGCTTTTATCGTTCTTAGTGCTTTTATTAATTGCTCCCAGTTGGTTGTTTCATGTTGGCTTTCAACTTAGCTATTTGGCAGTTTTCTTTATACTTTGGTTACAACCAAAATTGTATGCACTTTATAAACCGAAATTCTACATAGACAAAACGCTCTGGGGTATCATCACGGTTACCATTGCCGCACAGGCAGGAATACTACCTCTTAGTTTGTATTATTTTCACCAATTTCCGGGGTTGTTTTTTCTCACCAATATAGTCGTACTACCTGTGTTGGGCATTCTTTTGGCGGGCGGACTGCTTCTTATAGTTTTAGCGGCATGCAATGCGGTTCCTACTGGCTATACCGAAATATACAATGAAGCTATTACCATCTTAAATGATTTTATTACTTGGGTAGCGCAACAAGATTTTTTCTTGGTAAGAAACATTTCATTTTCCGCTGGAAAAATGATGGTGAGCTACCTCGTATTGGTTTGCCTAGTTATACTATGGAAAAAAACAACTTCAAGACGTCTAGTTATTACTTTAGGAAGCATTGCGCTATTTGTAAGTGTGTGTATTTGGGACAAGAAAGAGACTAGCTTAAATGAATTGGTTGTTTTTCACAAAAACCGAAAGACCCTAATTGGTGTAAAAACACAAGAACAGCTATTACTTTTTTCTAATGATACGACCCAGATTGACGCTACCCAACCTATTCCGGGGTACAGGGCTAAAATGGCAATAGACAGTACAACTATTGCAAAGGTTCCATCATTATTTGAGTATGGCGACACCACCTTTTTAATACTAGATAGTTTAGGTGTGTATTCCAAACTACAGCAAGTAGATATTGCGATTCTTACGCACAGTTCGAAAGTAAACCTAACTAGATTCATAGACAGCGTTCAACCAAAACTTATTATCGCCGACGGCAGTAACTATAAAAGTTATATAGATAGGTGGCGGGAAACTTGTACTATTAAAAAACTCCCTTTTCACCACACGGGTACTAAGGGAGCCTTTACATTTAAATAG
- a CDS encoding thioredoxin family protein: MKKLFLLAILVTAGTVSAQKVNWMSMEEALAAQKKEPKKIIMDVYTNWCGPCKLLDKNTFGDAKVAAFINEHYYPVKFNAEGTEEITYQDFTYTNPNYQPGRKGRNSQHLFAHALKVNGYPSIVFFEEDATLIQSIAGYKTPQQLEIFLKMIANDDYKTLTSANAWQEYQENFKGTFE, translated from the coding sequence ATGAAAAAGTTATTCTTACTTGCTATTCTAGTTACTGCTGGAACCGTGAGCGCCCAAAAAGTTAATTGGATGAGCATGGAAGAGGCACTGGCTGCACAAAAAAAAGAACCTAAGAAAATTATCATGGATGTCTACACTAATTGGTGTGGCCCATGTAAACTACTAGATAAAAACACATTTGGAGATGCCAAAGTAGCGGCGTTTATTAATGAACATTACTATCCGGTGAAGTTTAATGCAGAAGGTACAGAAGAAATAACCTATCAAGATTTCACCTATACCAATCCAAACTACCAACCTGGTAGAAAGGGTAGAAATTCACAACATTTGTTTGCCCATGCTTTAAAAGTAAATGGCTATCCTAGCATTGTCTTTTTTGAAGAAGATGCTACGCTAATACAATCCATAGCTGGCTATAAAACGCCACAACAACTAGAAATCTTTTTAAAGATGATTGCGAACGACGATTATAAAACATTGACTTCGGCGAATGCGTGGCAGGAATACCAAGAAAATTTTAAAGGCACTTTTGAGTAG
- a CDS encoding peptide MFS transporter, whose protein sequence is MEFKFGGSETNQRTVLGHPSGLFVLFFTEMWERFSYYGMRALLVLFLVSAVLDEGWGWERSEALWLYGVYTGLVYITPIFGGLIADKLTGYRNAVVIGALLMTLGHAAMGLEVFADPFFYIGLGLLIIGNGLFKPNISSMVGQLYKNQGKEKDAGYTIFYMGINAGAFLGILLCGYIGESIGWHYGFGLAGIFMFFGMLQFYFAQKIFGRIGLSPKGTQDFDDAVEDTLEDTKDAIEDTIDDAKRSKVTSDRLIVIGVLAFFTIFFWWAFEQAGGSMTIFAADYTDRVLVGNGAMTFKIFNTILTVVPMLIITWVLGMLFKQTFAKYALSNILLGTSFIIIWAIVIWMLVREFNADVAEVKASWFGILNSFFIIAFAPLFSKIWQSKYNPSGPVKFAIGLILLGLGFGILAYGSMSIPLGAKTASVSMMFLVFAYLFHTLGELCVSPVGLSYVSKLAPIKLVGLMFGVWFVANFIANLAAGITGSYMDPILEEKGLTYFFMIFTLIPIGAGIIMLLLNKTLIKKMHGVR, encoded by the coding sequence ATGGAATTTAAATTTGGAGGTTCAGAAACTAACCAACGAACCGTTTTAGGGCATCCTTCGGGACTTTTTGTACTCTTCTTTACTGAAATGTGGGAACGCTTTTCCTACTATGGGATGCGGGCACTATTGGTGCTATTCTTAGTATCAGCAGTATTAGATGAAGGCTGGGGATGGGAACGCTCAGAGGCATTATGGTTGTATGGAGTGTATACAGGACTTGTATATATTACTCCAATTTTTGGAGGGTTGATAGCAGATAAGCTTACAGGGTATCGTAACGCGGTTGTAATTGGAGCCTTATTAATGACGTTAGGGCATGCGGCGATGGGATTAGAAGTATTTGCAGATCCATTTTTCTACATTGGTCTTGGTCTGTTAATTATTGGGAACGGATTATTTAAGCCGAATATTTCGTCAATGGTAGGACAATTGTACAAAAACCAAGGGAAAGAAAAAGATGCTGGTTATACCATTTTTTACATGGGTATTAACGCAGGAGCCTTCCTAGGAATATTATTATGCGGTTATATAGGAGAATCTATTGGATGGCACTATGGTTTCGGATTAGCGGGTATTTTTATGTTCTTCGGAATGCTACAATTTTACTTTGCACAAAAGATTTTTGGACGTATAGGTTTATCACCAAAAGGAACTCAAGACTTCGACGATGCTGTTGAAGATACGCTAGAAGACACTAAAGATGCTATTGAAGATACGATAGATGATGCTAAAAGATCTAAAGTAACTAGCGATAGACTCATTGTGATTGGTGTGTTAGCCTTCTTTACTATTTTCTTCTGGTGGGCTTTTGAACAAGCAGGTGGTTCTATGACCATTTTCGCAGCAGATTATACAGACCGTGTCTTGGTTGGTAATGGTGCAATGACTTTCAAAATATTCAATACCATTCTTACGGTAGTACCTATGTTAATTATTACATGGGTTCTAGGAATGTTATTTAAACAAACATTTGCAAAATACGCATTGTCTAATATACTATTAGGAACCAGTTTTATAATAATTTGGGCAATCGTTATCTGGATGTTAGTTAGAGAGTTTAATGCAGATGTTGCTGAGGTAAAAGCATCTTGGTTTGGAATTCTAAACTCGTTCTTTATCATTGCCTTTGCGCCATTGTTTTCTAAAATTTGGCAGAGTAAATACAATCCGTCGGGCCCAGTTAAATTTGCAATCGGACTTATTCTTTTAGGTCTTGGGTTTGGAATATTAGCTTACGGTTCTATGAGCATTCCTTTAGGAGCTAAAACGGCGTCTGTAAGTATGATGTTCTTAGTATTCGCATATTTATTCCATACGCTAGGAGAACTTTGCGTCTCTCCAGTTGGGTTATCTTATGTAAGTAAGTTAGCACCAATTAAATTGGTAGGGCTAATGTTTGGAGTTTGGTTTGTTGCTAACTTTATAGCAAACTTAGCTGCAGGTATTACAGGTAGTTATATGGACCCTATCCTAGAGGAAAAAGGATTAACCTACTTCTTTATGATATTTACGCTTATACCTATAGGTGCAGGTATTATAATGCTACTTTTAAACAAAACACTTATAAAGAAAATGCACGGTGTACGTTAA